A genomic window from Cyprinus carpio isolate SPL01 chromosome A2, ASM1834038v1, whole genome shotgun sequence includes:
- the LOC109096968 gene encoding eukaryotic translation initiation factor 4 gamma 1-like isoform X2, protein MNKPPQPINGPPAVPHPAQSPGLTQAAYPPGQPPSVVFPGPSPQMNTAPQPRQFAPGPRALHQQVGFRSLQPYYTNRPNMQGGAPRVPPSSTPRSVAPTHVYQPTSQVMMIPQQQLQFANTQGHTIFLHGQYRPPYMPPTQQYSAGFYPGSSPAEYGTYDPSLAGRERQGGGGRGAGRENGRLSLHGAPLTSQRYPAAAYYPATQQYPTSVSTTPVMMNPAQQQPTPPPQQAPPQQPGPVKLRERKQIRIRDPNQGGRDITEEIMSGGRSTSTPTPPQTAGPEVGGPVQTNGESDPPVADVIRADDQAKSMAAPAAVSTPPPSKTPEQAPVAPSATDSKPVSEFRPASPVSKIPIPPGEDPAISPALPPSPPPTNNPQLSKPQTGDNVDSPVLPDAPVQEEPEDVSPVEQTSTGVAEEESEVAKEEEPEPVAEPVVETEAASDTSSPAAVISTPVEPPPAKPLLNDVASMDAAPVTTVTPVPEPVVDEPKEKPLLNGLPEDSAVAPVVKLESSTNPVAEQAVPQVQQSCLMAVKEPVEEAEEQKPEETPAPVTVCPVEETTMQAAATIVPKKKKKIKDLNKKDVGDVLDAFKEPEEEKPALEPEVAQKEPSPAPTPAPPAEESDETWEDKEDKLDTENIEPEASKPVEQKYQYKEEQWKPIDPEEKKRYDREFLLGFQFIGASMHKPEGLPHISDVVLDKANKTPLRPVDPRSLMNCGPDFTPSYANLGRQSSGGGGRGPSARRPQPGRGKDQMSRTTKIITNLSLKDNVELNQAENAWTPSVKKRGRGGEEDEEETEAVKTQELFRRVRSVLNKLTPQMFQQLMKQVTELSIDTEERLKGVIDLIFEKAISEPSFSVAYANMCRCLMGLKVPTTDKPGVTVNFRKLLLNRCQKEFEKDKDDDVIFEQKQKELDAATEEEERQRLNEELVDAKDKARRRSLGNIKFIGELFKLKMLTEPIMHDCIVKLLKNHDEESLECLCRLLSTIGKDLDFEKAKPRMDQYFHQMEKIIKERKTSSRIRFMLQDVLDLRKNNWVPRRGDQGPKTIDQIHKEAELEEHREQIKVQQQLLSKKDSSQGRGGRGGPHSSGGRGSQTQDEGWNIVPITTKNRPIDTSRLSKITKPGDFNIQLLAPGGKGSWGSWGKGSSGGTGAKSTGDQDQGRPATSTINRFSALQQSGPSSSSSIDSDRRVPQRNSSSRDRSDRDRGDRDRGDRDRFDRFDSRRDDRDRGLDRPRQAITKRSFSRENEDRRGGDSRGPSDSVRRVSSMTENRDRGSRERDRSKETVKPMSAPAPPPPVQAKPALSEEELDKKSKSIIEEYLHINDMKEAVQCVQELNSASLLFVLVRNGVESTLERSSIAREHVGLLFQKLVGARILLPEQYYKGLQEILEMADDMAIDIPHIWLYMAEIITPMLQEGGIPMGQLFREVSKPLLPMGKAAILLVEILNILCKGLSHKKAGAMWLEAGLSWLDFLPEEEDVNKFVTEQKMEFTLGEESEKPSKKELTAEELSKHLDRLLEEKANNQRIYDWVEANLDEQKMSSNQFVRALMTSVCQSAVICENPYKVDGKQITQRAKLLQKYLSDETKELQALYALQALMVQMEQPANLLRMFFDALYDEDVIKEDAFYKWESSKDPAEQLGKGVALKSVTAFFTWLREAESESDNS, encoded by the exons ATGAATAAACCACCTCAGCCTATAAACGGACCCCCTGCCGTTCCCCACCCCGCCCAATCACCAGGACTGACACAG GCTGCCTATCCCCCAGGTCAGCCTCCCTCGGTTGTTTTTCCCGGGCCATCTCCACAAATGAACACTGCACCGCAACCCAGACAG TTTGCTCCAGGGCCTCGTGCTTTACACCAACA GGTTGGATTCAGGTCACTGCAG CCGTATTACACCAACCGGCCCAACATGCAAGGCGGTGCCCCTCGTGTCCCACCCAGCAGCACCCCCCGGTCTGTTGCACCCACTCATGTCTACCAACCTACCTCACAGGTTATGATGATTCCCCAGCAACAGTTGCAGTTCGCCAACACTCAGGGCCATACCATTTTCCTACATGGACAG TACCGCCCCCCGTACATGCCCCCGACGCAGCAGTACTCTGCAGGCTTTTACCCTGGAAGCAGTCCAGCTGAATATGGTACATATG ATCCCTCTCTGGCAGGGAGGGAGAGGCAGGGGGGTGGGGGGAGAGGTGCGGGTAGAGAGAACGGACGTCTCTCACTGCACGGAGCTCCTCTCACCTCCCAGCGCTATCCTG CAGCTGCCTATTATCCTGCAACACAGCAGTACCCAACTTCAGTGTCCACCACGCCTGTCATGATGAACCCCGCTCAGCAGCAACCAACTCCACCTCCACAGCAAGCTCCGCCTCAGCAGCCAGGACCAGTCAAACTGAGAGAGCGCAAACAG ATCAGAATACGTGATCCCAACCAGGGTGGACGTGACATTACAGAAGAGATCATGTCTGGTGGGAGATCGACCTCCACACCCACTCCTCCACAG ACTGCTGGTCCAGAGGTGGGAGGTCCTGTCCAGACCAATGGTGAAAGTGATCCGCCTGTTGCTGATGTGATCAGAGCTG ATGATCAAGCAAAGTCCATGGCTGCTCCTGCAGCTGTGTCCACCCCTCCTCCATCAAAGACGCCAGAGCAAGCCCCCGTTGCACCTTCAGCCACTGACTCTAAACCTGTGTCAGAGTTCAGACCTGCTTCACCTGTGAGCAAAATTCCTATTCCTCCAGGAGAGGACCCTGCGATATCCCCTGCACTCCCACCGTCTCCTCCTCCCACGAACAATCCCCAACTTTCAAAGCCTCAAACTGGTGACAATGTGGATTCTCCAGTACTCCCTGATGCCCCAGTTCAAGAGGAGCCTGAGGACGTCTCTCCAGTAGAGCAGACTTCTACTGGGGTTGCGGAAGAGGAGTCAGAGGTAGCCAAAGAGGAAGAGCCAGAACCTGTGGCTGAACCTGTGGTTGAAACAGAGGCCGCATCTGACACATCTAGCCCAGCTGCTGTCATCTCCACCCCTGTGGAGCCTCCTCCTGCTAAGCCTTTGCTTAACGACGTTGCTTCTATGGACGCTGCACCTGTAACCACGGTGACACCTGTTCCAGAACCAGTCGTTGATGAGCCAAAAGAAAAGCCTTTGCTTAACGGTTTGCCTGAGGACTCTGCAGTGGCTCCAGTAGTGAAGCTAGAGAGCTCCACTAATCCAGTTGCTGAACAAGCAGTTCCTCAGGTCCAACAGAGCTGCCTTATGGCCGTGAAAGAACCTGTAGAGGAAGCAGAGGAGCAGAAACCAGAGGAGACACCTGCCCCTGTAACAGTCTGCCCTGTTGAGGAAACGACTATGCAAG CTGCCGCTACAATAGTgccaaagaagaaaaagaagatcaAGGATCTGAATAAGAAAGATGTCGGAGATGTCCTAGATGCCTTCAAAGAG CCTGAGGAGGAAAAGCCTGCTCTTGAGCCAGAGGTTGCTCAGAAAGAGCCCTCCCCTGCTCCAACCCCTGCCCCACCAGCTGAAGAGTCAGACGAAACATGGGAGGACAAAGAGGACAAGCTTGACACAGAAAATATTGAGCCTGAGGCGTCTAAACCTGTGGAACAGAAGTATCAATATAAAGAAG AGCAATGGAAGCCCATCGACCCAGAGGAGAAGAAACGATATGATCGAGAATTCTTGCTTGGTTTCCAGTTCATTGGTGCAAGCATGCACAAGCCAGAGGGTTTGCCGCACATCAGTGACGTTGTCTTGGACAAG GCAAATAAAACCCCCTTGCGGCCCGTGGATCCCAGGAGTCTGATGAACTGTGGGCCTGATTTCACACCTTCATATGCTAACTTGGGTAGACAGTCATCGGGAGGAGGGGGGCGAGGACCT TCTGCACGGCGCCCTCAGCCGGGTCGAGGCAAAGACCAAATGAGTCGCACCACCAAGATCATCACCAACTTGTCTCTTAAAGACAATGTGGAGCTCAACCAGGCTGAGAATGCTTGGACGCCTTCAGTGAAGAAGCGAGGGCGTGGaggagaggaggatgaggaagagacAGAAGCTGTGAAAACGCAGGAGCTGTTCCGCCGCGTGCGCAGCGTCCTTAACAAGCTCACGCCACAGATGTTCCAGCAGCTGATGAAGCAGGTGACGGAGCTCAGCATAGACACTGAAGAGAGGCTCAAGGGTGTCATTGACCTCATCTTCGAGAAAGCCATCTCTGAACCCAGTTTCTCTGTAGCTTATGCCAACATGTGCCGCTGCCTTATGGGG ctTAAAGTCCCGACTACAGACAAACCAGGAGTCACTGTGAATTTCCGTAAACTACTGCTCAATCGTTGTCAGAAGGAGTTTGAAAAGGACAAGGATGATGATGTGATCTTTGAGCAGAAACAAAAAGAGCTGGATGCTGCCACTGAG GAAGAGGAACGTCAGCGCCTGAATGAGGAGCTGGTGGATGCCAAGGACAAGGCACGTAGACGGTCGCTTGGAAACATCAAGTTCATCGGAGAGCTGTTCAAGCTGAAAATGCTGACAGAACCCATCATGCATGACTGCATTGTCAAGCTCTTGAAGAACCACGATGAGGAGAGCTTAGAGTGCCTGTGCCGGCTGCTATCCACCATCGGAAAAGATCTAGACTTTGAGAAGGCCAAG CCTCGTATGGATCAGTACTTCCACCAGATGGAGAAGATCATTAAAGAGAGGAAGACGTCTTCTAGAATCCGCTTCATGCTTCAGGATGTATTAGACCTCCGAAAG AATAATTGGGTGCCCAGAAGAGGAGATCAGGGTCCCAAGACCATTGATCAGATCCATAAAGAGGCAGAGTTGGAAGAACACAGAGAACAAATAAAAGTACAGCAGCAGCTGCTGTCTAAGAAAGACTCCAGTCAGGGTCGAGGGGGCCGTGGTGGGCCGCACTCCTCTGGGGGCCGTGGTAGCCAGACCCAGGATGAGGGCTGGAACATAGTGCCTATTACCACTAAGAACAGACCGATTGACACCAGCCGCCTCAGTAAAATTACTAAG ccaGGTGATTTCAACATCCAGCTGCTGGCCCCAGGAGGAAAGGGCTCCTGGGGTAGCTGGGGCAAAGGGAGCAGTGGAGGCACAGGAGCCAAGTCCACTGGAGATCAAG ACCAGGGGAGACCTGCCACTAGCACAATCAACCGTTTCTCTGCATTGCAGCAGTCTGGaccctcatcatcatcctcaatTGACTCTGATCGTAGAGTGCCTCAAAG GAACAGCTCCAGTAGGGACCGTAGCGATAGAGATCGTGGTGACAGAGACCGTGGTGATCGGGATCGCTTTGACCGATTTGATAGTAGGCGGGATGACAGGGACAGAGGCCTTGACAGACCCCGTCAGGCCATCACCAAACGCAGCTTCAGCCGTGAAAATGAGGACCGCAGAGGAGGCGACAGCCGTGGACCATCAGATTCTGTGCGCCGCGTGTCCAGCATGACAGAGAACCGCGATCGAGGCAGTCGGGAGCGTGATCGAAGCAAGGAGACAG TGAAGCCAATGTCGGCTCCTGCTCCACCACCACCTGTTCAAGCCAAACCCGCCCTGAGTGAGGAAGAGCTGGACAAGAAGTCCAAATCCATCATTGAAGAGTATCTCCACATCAACGACATGAAG GAGGCAGTGCAATGTGTGCAGGAGCTGAACAGCGCCTCGCTGCTCTTCGTGTTGGTACGAAATGGTGTAGAATCCACACTGGAGCGCAGCTCTATCGCTAGAGAGCATGTGGGGCTGCTGTTTCAGAAGCTTGTTGGTGCTAGAATACTACTTCCTGAGCAGTACTATAAGGG ACTGCAGGAGATTCTGGAGATGGCAGATGACATGGCCATTGACATTCCTCATATTTGGCTCTACATGGCTGAGATCATTACACCCATGTTGCAAGAGGGAGGCATCCCCATGGGCCAGCTCTTTAG GGAAGTGTCCAAACCTCTTCTCCCTATGGGCAAAGCAGCAATCTTGCTTGTTGAAATACTTAACATTCTCTGCAAAGGACTG AGCCACAAAAAAGCTGGAGCAATGTGGTTGGAGGCGGGACTCAGCTGGTTAGACTTTCTGCCTGAAGAAGAGGATGTCAATAAGTTTGTTACAGAGCAG AAAATGGAGTTCACTCTGGGTGAGGAGTCTGAGAAGCCTAGTAAAAAGGAACTGACTGCTGAGGAGCTGAGTAAACATTTGGACAGGTTGTTAGAGGAAAAAGCCAACAACCAGAGGATCTATGACTGGGtagag GCCAACCTAGATGAGCAGAAGATGAGCTCCAATCAGTTTGTGCGGGCCCTGATGACgtctgtgtgtcagtctgctgtTATAT GTGAGAATCCCTACAAGGTGGATGGGAAGCAGATTACCCAAAGGGCCAAGCTGCTGCAGAAGTACCTCTCTGATGAAACGAAGGAGCTGCAGGCACTCTATGCTCTCCAGGCTCTCATGGTGCAGATGGAGCAGCCTGCCA ATTTACTCCGCATGTTTTTCGACGCGTTGTACGACGAGGACGTGATCAAAGAGGACGCCTTCTACAAATGGGAGTCCAGCAAAGACCCAGCGGAGCAGCTGGGGAAGGGTGTGGCCCTGAAGTCTGTCACTGCCTTCTTCACTTGGTTACGGGAGGCTGAGTCTGAATCAGACAACAGCTAA
- the LOC109096968 gene encoding eukaryotic translation initiation factor 4 gamma 1-like isoform X1, giving the protein MNKPPQPINGPPAVPHPAQSPGLTQAAYPPGQPPSVVFPGPSPQMNTAPQPRQFAPGPRALHQQVGFRSLQPYYTNRPNMQGGAPRVPPSSTPRSVAPTHVYQPTSQVMMIPQQQLQFANTQGHTIFLHGQYRPPYMPPTQQYSAGFYPGSSPAEYGTYDPSLAGRERQGGGGRGAGRENGRLSLHGAPLTSQRYPAAAYYPATQQYPTSVSTTPVMMNPAQQQPTPPPQQAPPQQPGPVKLRERKQIRIRDPNQGGRDITEEIMSGGRSTSTPTPPQTAGPEVGGPVQTNGESDPPVADVIRADDQAKSMAAPAAVSTPPPSKTPEQAPVAPSATDSKPVSEFRPASPVSKIPIPPGEDPAISPALPPSPPPTNNPQLSKPQTGDNVDSPVLPDAPVQEEPEDVSPVEQTSTGVAEEESEVAKEEEPEPVAEPVVETEAASDTSSPAAVISTPVEPPPAKPLLNDVASMDAAPVTTVTPVPEPVVDEPKEKPLLNGLPEDSAVAPVVKLESSTNPVAEQAVPQVQQSCLMAVKEPVEEAEEQKPEETPAPVTVCPVEETTMQAAATIVPKKKKKIKDLNKKDVGDVLDAFKEPEEEKPALEPEVAQKEPSPAPTPAPPAEESDETWEDKEDKLDTENIEPEASKPVEQKYQYKEEQWKPIDPEEKKRYDREFLLGFQFIGASMHKPEGLPHISDVVLDKANKTPLRPVDPRSLMNCGPDFTPSYANLGRQSSGGGGRGPLHSSQSARRPQPGRGKDQMSRTTKIITNLSLKDNVELNQAENAWTPSVKKRGRGGEEDEEETEAVKTQELFRRVRSVLNKLTPQMFQQLMKQVTELSIDTEERLKGVIDLIFEKAISEPSFSVAYANMCRCLMGLKVPTTDKPGVTVNFRKLLLNRCQKEFEKDKDDDVIFEQKQKELDAATEEEERQRLNEELVDAKDKARRRSLGNIKFIGELFKLKMLTEPIMHDCIVKLLKNHDEESLECLCRLLSTIGKDLDFEKAKPRMDQYFHQMEKIIKERKTSSRIRFMLQDVLDLRKNNWVPRRGDQGPKTIDQIHKEAELEEHREQIKVQQQLLSKKDSSQGRGGRGGPHSSGGRGSQTQDEGWNIVPITTKNRPIDTSRLSKITKPGDFNIQLLAPGGKGSWGSWGKGSSGGTGAKSTGDQDQGRPATSTINRFSALQQSGPSSSSSIDSDRRVPQRNSSSRDRSDRDRGDRDRGDRDRFDRFDSRRDDRDRGLDRPRQAITKRSFSRENEDRRGGDSRGPSDSVRRVSSMTENRDRGSRERDRSKETVKPMSAPAPPPPVQAKPALSEEELDKKSKSIIEEYLHINDMKEAVQCVQELNSASLLFVLVRNGVESTLERSSIAREHVGLLFQKLVGARILLPEQYYKGLQEILEMADDMAIDIPHIWLYMAEIITPMLQEGGIPMGQLFREVSKPLLPMGKAAILLVEILNILCKGLSHKKAGAMWLEAGLSWLDFLPEEEDVNKFVTEQKMEFTLGEESEKPSKKELTAEELSKHLDRLLEEKANNQRIYDWVEANLDEQKMSSNQFVRALMTSVCQSAVICENPYKVDGKQITQRAKLLQKYLSDETKELQALYALQALMVQMEQPANLLRMFFDALYDEDVIKEDAFYKWESSKDPAEQLGKGVALKSVTAFFTWLREAESESDNS; this is encoded by the exons ATGAATAAACCACCTCAGCCTATAAACGGACCCCCTGCCGTTCCCCACCCCGCCCAATCACCAGGACTGACACAG GCTGCCTATCCCCCAGGTCAGCCTCCCTCGGTTGTTTTTCCCGGGCCATCTCCACAAATGAACACTGCACCGCAACCCAGACAG TTTGCTCCAGGGCCTCGTGCTTTACACCAACA GGTTGGATTCAGGTCACTGCAG CCGTATTACACCAACCGGCCCAACATGCAAGGCGGTGCCCCTCGTGTCCCACCCAGCAGCACCCCCCGGTCTGTTGCACCCACTCATGTCTACCAACCTACCTCACAGGTTATGATGATTCCCCAGCAACAGTTGCAGTTCGCCAACACTCAGGGCCATACCATTTTCCTACATGGACAG TACCGCCCCCCGTACATGCCCCCGACGCAGCAGTACTCTGCAGGCTTTTACCCTGGAAGCAGTCCAGCTGAATATGGTACATATG ATCCCTCTCTGGCAGGGAGGGAGAGGCAGGGGGGTGGGGGGAGAGGTGCGGGTAGAGAGAACGGACGTCTCTCACTGCACGGAGCTCCTCTCACCTCCCAGCGCTATCCTG CAGCTGCCTATTATCCTGCAACACAGCAGTACCCAACTTCAGTGTCCACCACGCCTGTCATGATGAACCCCGCTCAGCAGCAACCAACTCCACCTCCACAGCAAGCTCCGCCTCAGCAGCCAGGACCAGTCAAACTGAGAGAGCGCAAACAG ATCAGAATACGTGATCCCAACCAGGGTGGACGTGACATTACAGAAGAGATCATGTCTGGTGGGAGATCGACCTCCACACCCACTCCTCCACAG ACTGCTGGTCCAGAGGTGGGAGGTCCTGTCCAGACCAATGGTGAAAGTGATCCGCCTGTTGCTGATGTGATCAGAGCTG ATGATCAAGCAAAGTCCATGGCTGCTCCTGCAGCTGTGTCCACCCCTCCTCCATCAAAGACGCCAGAGCAAGCCCCCGTTGCACCTTCAGCCACTGACTCTAAACCTGTGTCAGAGTTCAGACCTGCTTCACCTGTGAGCAAAATTCCTATTCCTCCAGGAGAGGACCCTGCGATATCCCCTGCACTCCCACCGTCTCCTCCTCCCACGAACAATCCCCAACTTTCAAAGCCTCAAACTGGTGACAATGTGGATTCTCCAGTACTCCCTGATGCCCCAGTTCAAGAGGAGCCTGAGGACGTCTCTCCAGTAGAGCAGACTTCTACTGGGGTTGCGGAAGAGGAGTCAGAGGTAGCCAAAGAGGAAGAGCCAGAACCTGTGGCTGAACCTGTGGTTGAAACAGAGGCCGCATCTGACACATCTAGCCCAGCTGCTGTCATCTCCACCCCTGTGGAGCCTCCTCCTGCTAAGCCTTTGCTTAACGACGTTGCTTCTATGGACGCTGCACCTGTAACCACGGTGACACCTGTTCCAGAACCAGTCGTTGATGAGCCAAAAGAAAAGCCTTTGCTTAACGGTTTGCCTGAGGACTCTGCAGTGGCTCCAGTAGTGAAGCTAGAGAGCTCCACTAATCCAGTTGCTGAACAAGCAGTTCCTCAGGTCCAACAGAGCTGCCTTATGGCCGTGAAAGAACCTGTAGAGGAAGCAGAGGAGCAGAAACCAGAGGAGACACCTGCCCCTGTAACAGTCTGCCCTGTTGAGGAAACGACTATGCAAG CTGCCGCTACAATAGTgccaaagaagaaaaagaagatcaAGGATCTGAATAAGAAAGATGTCGGAGATGTCCTAGATGCCTTCAAAGAG CCTGAGGAGGAAAAGCCTGCTCTTGAGCCAGAGGTTGCTCAGAAAGAGCCCTCCCCTGCTCCAACCCCTGCCCCACCAGCTGAAGAGTCAGACGAAACATGGGAGGACAAAGAGGACAAGCTTGACACAGAAAATATTGAGCCTGAGGCGTCTAAACCTGTGGAACAGAAGTATCAATATAAAGAAG AGCAATGGAAGCCCATCGACCCAGAGGAGAAGAAACGATATGATCGAGAATTCTTGCTTGGTTTCCAGTTCATTGGTGCAAGCATGCACAAGCCAGAGGGTTTGCCGCACATCAGTGACGTTGTCTTGGACAAG GCAAATAAAACCCCCTTGCGGCCCGTGGATCCCAGGAGTCTGATGAACTGTGGGCCTGATTTCACACCTTCATATGCTAACTTGGGTAGACAGTCATCGGGAGGAGGGGGGCGAGGACCT ttgcacTCCTCTCAGTCTGCACGGCGCCCTCAGCCGGGTCGAGGCAAAGACCAAATGAGTCGCACCACCAAGATCATCACCAACTTGTCTCTTAAAGACAATGTGGAGCTCAACCAGGCTGAGAATGCTTGGACGCCTTCAGTGAAGAAGCGAGGGCGTGGaggagaggaggatgaggaagagacAGAAGCTGTGAAAACGCAGGAGCTGTTCCGCCGCGTGCGCAGCGTCCTTAACAAGCTCACGCCACAGATGTTCCAGCAGCTGATGAAGCAGGTGACGGAGCTCAGCATAGACACTGAAGAGAGGCTCAAGGGTGTCATTGACCTCATCTTCGAGAAAGCCATCTCTGAACCCAGTTTCTCTGTAGCTTATGCCAACATGTGCCGCTGCCTTATGGGG ctTAAAGTCCCGACTACAGACAAACCAGGAGTCACTGTGAATTTCCGTAAACTACTGCTCAATCGTTGTCAGAAGGAGTTTGAAAAGGACAAGGATGATGATGTGATCTTTGAGCAGAAACAAAAAGAGCTGGATGCTGCCACTGAG GAAGAGGAACGTCAGCGCCTGAATGAGGAGCTGGTGGATGCCAAGGACAAGGCACGTAGACGGTCGCTTGGAAACATCAAGTTCATCGGAGAGCTGTTCAAGCTGAAAATGCTGACAGAACCCATCATGCATGACTGCATTGTCAAGCTCTTGAAGAACCACGATGAGGAGAGCTTAGAGTGCCTGTGCCGGCTGCTATCCACCATCGGAAAAGATCTAGACTTTGAGAAGGCCAAG CCTCGTATGGATCAGTACTTCCACCAGATGGAGAAGATCATTAAAGAGAGGAAGACGTCTTCTAGAATCCGCTTCATGCTTCAGGATGTATTAGACCTCCGAAAG AATAATTGGGTGCCCAGAAGAGGAGATCAGGGTCCCAAGACCATTGATCAGATCCATAAAGAGGCAGAGTTGGAAGAACACAGAGAACAAATAAAAGTACAGCAGCAGCTGCTGTCTAAGAAAGACTCCAGTCAGGGTCGAGGGGGCCGTGGTGGGCCGCACTCCTCTGGGGGCCGTGGTAGCCAGACCCAGGATGAGGGCTGGAACATAGTGCCTATTACCACTAAGAACAGACCGATTGACACCAGCCGCCTCAGTAAAATTACTAAG ccaGGTGATTTCAACATCCAGCTGCTGGCCCCAGGAGGAAAGGGCTCCTGGGGTAGCTGGGGCAAAGGGAGCAGTGGAGGCACAGGAGCCAAGTCCACTGGAGATCAAG ACCAGGGGAGACCTGCCACTAGCACAATCAACCGTTTCTCTGCATTGCAGCAGTCTGGaccctcatcatcatcctcaatTGACTCTGATCGTAGAGTGCCTCAAAG GAACAGCTCCAGTAGGGACCGTAGCGATAGAGATCGTGGTGACAGAGACCGTGGTGATCGGGATCGCTTTGACCGATTTGATAGTAGGCGGGATGACAGGGACAGAGGCCTTGACAGACCCCGTCAGGCCATCACCAAACGCAGCTTCAGCCGTGAAAATGAGGACCGCAGAGGAGGCGACAGCCGTGGACCATCAGATTCTGTGCGCCGCGTGTCCAGCATGACAGAGAACCGCGATCGAGGCAGTCGGGAGCGTGATCGAAGCAAGGAGACAG TGAAGCCAATGTCGGCTCCTGCTCCACCACCACCTGTTCAAGCCAAACCCGCCCTGAGTGAGGAAGAGCTGGACAAGAAGTCCAAATCCATCATTGAAGAGTATCTCCACATCAACGACATGAAG GAGGCAGTGCAATGTGTGCAGGAGCTGAACAGCGCCTCGCTGCTCTTCGTGTTGGTACGAAATGGTGTAGAATCCACACTGGAGCGCAGCTCTATCGCTAGAGAGCATGTGGGGCTGCTGTTTCAGAAGCTTGTTGGTGCTAGAATACTACTTCCTGAGCAGTACTATAAGGG ACTGCAGGAGATTCTGGAGATGGCAGATGACATGGCCATTGACATTCCTCATATTTGGCTCTACATGGCTGAGATCATTACACCCATGTTGCAAGAGGGAGGCATCCCCATGGGCCAGCTCTTTAG GGAAGTGTCCAAACCTCTTCTCCCTATGGGCAAAGCAGCAATCTTGCTTGTTGAAATACTTAACATTCTCTGCAAAGGACTG AGCCACAAAAAAGCTGGAGCAATGTGGTTGGAGGCGGGACTCAGCTGGTTAGACTTTCTGCCTGAAGAAGAGGATGTCAATAAGTTTGTTACAGAGCAG AAAATGGAGTTCACTCTGGGTGAGGAGTCTGAGAAGCCTAGTAAAAAGGAACTGACTGCTGAGGAGCTGAGTAAACATTTGGACAGGTTGTTAGAGGAAAAAGCCAACAACCAGAGGATCTATGACTGGGtagag GCCAACCTAGATGAGCAGAAGATGAGCTCCAATCAGTTTGTGCGGGCCCTGATGACgtctgtgtgtcagtctgctgtTATAT GTGAGAATCCCTACAAGGTGGATGGGAAGCAGATTACCCAAAGGGCCAAGCTGCTGCAGAAGTACCTCTCTGATGAAACGAAGGAGCTGCAGGCACTCTATGCTCTCCAGGCTCTCATGGTGCAGATGGAGCAGCCTGCCA ATTTACTCCGCATGTTTTTCGACGCGTTGTACGACGAGGACGTGATCAAAGAGGACGCCTTCTACAAATGGGAGTCCAGCAAAGACCCAGCGGAGCAGCTGGGGAAGGGTGTGGCCCTGAAGTCTGTCACTGCCTTCTTCACTTGGTTACGGGAGGCTGAGTCTGAATCAGACAACAGCTAA